A DNA window from Mesobacillus jeotgali contains the following coding sequences:
- the recR gene encoding recombination mediator RecR: MHYPEPISKLIDSFMKLPGIGPKTAARLAFFVLSMKEETVLDFAKALVNAKRNLTYCSVCGHITDQDPCYIDEDPRRDRSIICVVQDPKDVIAMEKMKEYNGLYHVLHGAISPMDGIGPEDINIPDLLKRLQDETVQEVILATNPNIEGEATAMYISRLLKPSGIKITRIAHGLPVGGDLEYADEVTLSKALEGRREV, encoded by the coding sequence ATGCATTATCCTGAACCAATATCAAAGCTGATCGACAGCTTTATGAAATTGCCAGGTATCGGCCCGAAAACGGCCGCGCGTCTGGCTTTTTTTGTCTTAAGTATGAAAGAAGAAACCGTACTGGATTTTGCTAAGGCTCTGGTGAACGCTAAGCGCAACTTGACGTATTGTTCTGTCTGCGGGCATATCACTGACCAGGATCCTTGTTATATCGATGAAGACCCAAGGCGGGACCGTAGTATCATCTGTGTAGTCCAGGATCCCAAGGATGTTATCGCGATGGAAAAGATGAAGGAATATAACGGACTTTATCATGTGCTGCACGGAGCCATTTCACCAATGGATGGAATTGGTCCGGAAGACATCAATATTCCAGATCTGCTGAAAAGGCTCCAGGATGAAACCGTTCAGGAAGTCATTCTAGCCACGAACCCCAATATCGAAGGCGAAGCGACTGCGATGTACATTTCAAGGCTCCTCAAGCCGTCAGGTATAAAAATAACAAGGATTGCCCACGGCTTGCCTGTTGGCGGGGACCTTGAGTACGCAGATGAAGTCACTCTCTCAAAAGCCCTTGAAGGCCGTCGTGAAGTTTAA
- a CDS encoding YaaL family protein, with translation MLFRKKKWLRKEFDQKLMEQLNSMKTEWNNQKLLVERSFDPSEEFITEAKIAEAKYFFLFKEAKHRKITIRTK, from the coding sequence ATGTTATTTCGTAAAAAGAAATGGCTTAGAAAAGAATTCGACCAAAAACTAATGGAACAGCTTAACAGCATGAAGACAGAATGGAACAATCAGAAGCTGCTGGTTGAAAGAAGCTTCGATCCGTCGGAAGAGTTCATCACTGAAGCGAAAATTGCGGAAGCAAAATACTTCTTTCTATTTAAAGAGGCTAAGCATAGGAAAATCACAATAAGGACTAAATAA
- a CDS encoding pro-sigmaK processing inhibitor BofA family protein, with protein sequence MDPVVVISVLGGLILLLLIIGAPTKPLRFIGQSVVKILIGAIFLFFLNAFGTSFGIYVPINIATAAVSGLLGIPGVFALVAIQTWII encoded by the coding sequence ATGGATCCTGTAGTTGTCATATCGGTCTTGGGGGGATTAATCCTTTTGCTGCTCATTATAGGTGCACCCACAAAGCCGCTTCGCTTTATTGGGCAGAGCGTGGTGAAAATCCTGATTGGAGCCATCTTTTTATTTTTTCTGAATGCTTTCGGAACCAGCTTCGGAATCTACGTGCCAATCAACATTGCAACCGCAGCAGTCTCCGGATTGCTGGGGATACCTGGTGTATTCGCTCTTGTTGCAATTCAGACTTGGATTATATAA